The proteins below are encoded in one region of Sphingobacterium sp. R2:
- a CDS encoding RagB/SusD family nutrient uptake outer membrane protein, translating to MNSCSKFLDEQPRGIFTPGDFKTANGINNSIVGLYAHLRNIYGQAYYYNACLTGTDEVTYAQSADENFQVMDFSGLSTMTAVNSRADVAWQAALPNINMASGIIENAPAVGTSPAIIAEAHFFRAFDYFLLVQTFGGVPLDLGGGELKYSTSVERKSTRNTVAEVYTRAIFPDLLQAIEDLPESPRLKGAATKTVARLYLAKAYLTYAWWLENPKNIPTYPETARTDPAGKTSAWYFQQAYDIAVGAIENPGPFALQPTFYDVNVGTNDRNNEILLFADHTESSELYNGGSLSYGSGGAPDNFAGWMMTWNYPSLTSSKTTEWATADLVNSVQREAAQALGRPWTRMAPTINVVTETFADKTNDSRYDGTFTTVYRGNWDKANISNPSLFNANNMPVKPKEAILTFLNEEPQTPINYDNKTYKSSIGAGVLPGRADYVISPEGISRRVYPGLWKLGPYRTDNGNGLGQPNAGSTRPFNIAKFSELYFIAAEAAVKGATTKAGKSARDLVNVIRGRAGVWRWDNNGNMAKEANHRDDMIAATPAQITLSYILAERSREYYGEGYRWYDLVRTQTWSDIAKTYRIAGSNVGDHTAVTFTRTIQPFHYLRPIPQGQLDAMDMSAAEKAAYQNPGYN from the coding sequence ATGAACAGCTGCTCCAAATTTTTGGATGAACAGCCCAGGGGAATCTTTACACCTGGTGATTTTAAGACAGCAAATGGTATTAATAACAGTATTGTGGGACTTTATGCCCACCTGCGCAACATATATGGACAGGCGTATTATTACAATGCCTGCCTGACAGGAACAGATGAAGTGACGTATGCCCAAAGCGCCGACGAAAATTTTCAGGTAATGGACTTTTCAGGTCTCAGTACCATGACGGCTGTAAATAGCCGGGCGGATGTGGCGTGGCAGGCCGCCCTGCCGAACATCAACATGGCTTCGGGCATCATCGAAAATGCACCGGCAGTAGGTACATCGCCGGCGATCATTGCCGAAGCGCATTTTTTTCGCGCATTTGACTATTTCCTGCTTGTGCAAACCTTTGGCGGCGTGCCGCTCGACCTGGGTGGGGGCGAACTAAAATATAGTACGTCTGTAGAGCGAAAATCAACCCGCAATACCGTGGCTGAGGTGTATACACGTGCCATCTTTCCCGATCTGCTGCAGGCAATAGAAGATTTGCCGGAATCACCGCGCTTAAAAGGTGCTGCCACAAAAACTGTTGCCCGCTTGTATCTCGCAAAGGCCTATCTGACCTATGCCTGGTGGCTGGAAAATCCTAAAAACATACCCACTTATCCCGAAACCGCTCGCACGGATCCTGCTGGTAAAACCAGTGCATGGTATTTCCAGCAGGCTTACGACATAGCGGTTGGCGCAATAGAAAATCCGGGACCTTTTGCTTTGCAGCCCACGTTCTATGATGTCAATGTCGGAACAAATGACCGAAACAACGAAATCTTGCTCTTTGCCGATCATACCGAGAGCAGTGAACTGTACAATGGTGGAAGTCTCAGCTATGGAAGCGGTGGTGCACCGGATAACTTTGCGGGCTGGATGATGACCTGGAATTACCCTTCGCTGACGAGTTCGAAAACTACCGAATGGGCTACAGCCGACCTTGTCAATTCGGTACAACGGGAGGCAGCACAAGCACTGGGACGTCCTTGGACACGGATGGCACCGACCATCAATGTGGTCACCGAAACCTTTGCCGATAAAACCAACGACTCGCGTTACGACGGCACCTTCACAACCGTATACCGCGGCAACTGGGATAAAGCCAATATCAGCAATCCTTCATTGTTCAATGCCAACAATATGCCGGTCAAACCAAAGGAAGCAATCTTGACTTTCTTGAATGAAGAACCGCAGACACCCATCAACTACGACAATAAAACCTATAAGAGTAGTATCGGCGCTGGGGTATTGCCGGGTCGGGCCGATTATGTGATCTCTCCAGAGGGCATCAGCCGTCGCGTTTATCCGGGGCTGTGGAAGTTAGGACCTTACCGTACGGACAACGGCAATGGTCTCGGCCAGCCTAACGCGGGCAGCACCCGGCCGTTTAATATTGCCAAATTCTCGGAGTTGTATTTTATCGCTGCCGAAGCAGCGGTAAAAGGAGCTACGACCAAAGCAGGCAAAAGTGCTCGCGATCTGGTCAATGTCATCCGCGGGCGAGCGGGGGTATGGCGTTGGGATAACAATGGAAACATGGCCAAGGAAGCCAACCATCGTGACGACATGATCGCAGCGACACCGGCGCAGATCACACTCAGCTACATCCTGGCGGAGCGTTCCCGTGAGTACTATGGCGAGGGCTATCGCTGGTATGATTTGGTACGTACCCAAACCTGGTCTGATATAGCCAAAACCTACCGCATTGCAGGTTCTAATGTTGGCGACCACACAGCGGTTACCTTTACCCGAACCATACAACCTTTTCATTATCTGCGACCTATTCCGCAGGGACAGCTGGATGCTATGGATATGTCGGCAGCTGAAAAAGCAGCTTATCAGAATCCCGGTTATAATTAA
- a CDS encoding BamA/TamA family outer membrane protein, which translates to MKMRKGLTMQIKLQWLIALLTIGGLIAACSSTKNLPEGESLYVKGNVKIASDTISKKNKEKLATYLAESLRPKPNKRVLGMPYKLYFNNMAGDTAQSNFIKRFLKKIGEEPVLLSDVNREYNENLLRNRLENIGFFNAEVTSDTIVENKKATVDYTATPNLIYRIKSVTFDVDSTTQLGRDIRENSSESLLRVNNNYSLDVVLNERDRIDNVLKNKGYYYFSPDYILVQVDSTIGDHKVNLYVTVKKETPEQARVPSKINKIYIYPNYNETGTGYQRSARNAELFDSSYYFIDPNHTFRKPVIANHIFFKEGDLYNRDSHNRTISHLVNLNSWKFVKNNFVDSKEVPNALDVYYYLTPLPKKSIRVELLGKMASVYNGTEVNVNWTLRNAFKGAEKLNINVFGGYELQTGGNADLNSSYFRYGTEATLTFPRILTPFGTINPSRQFIPNTYIKARYEFLNRRKAYTLNSIALDYGYTWQENEEKQHDLALMEITYVQPRGISESYKNQMDTIPALRHVIDPQFTIGPNYNFTFQNTMKKHLQNTFYFKGNLDFSGNILGLIKGADFNKGKTFKLFDAYFSQYIKASVDGRHYFKLSENSQLASRVSIGMSYSYGNSRSLPYLKQYYVGGPNSIRAFGARAIGPGTVAPERLGNGLFYADQTGDIKLELNTEYRAKITGPIHWAAFIDAGNVWLQREDETKPGGKFSKDFLQELAVGGGLGLRFDFTFLILRTDFSIPLRVPYLPKGERWVLKDIDFGSSRWRKDNLMFNLAIGYPF; encoded by the coding sequence ATGAAGATGAGGAAAGGGCTTACCATGCAAATTAAATTACAATGGCTTATAGCCTTACTGACAATAGGGGGACTAATTGCTGCTTGTTCTTCTACTAAAAACCTGCCTGAAGGCGAGAGTCTATATGTGAAAGGGAATGTCAAGATAGCATCGGATACCATTTCAAAGAAAAACAAGGAAAAGCTGGCGACTTATTTGGCAGAGTCGCTTCGACCTAAGCCCAATAAAAGGGTGTTGGGAATGCCCTATAAACTCTATTTTAATAACATGGCCGGTGACACTGCCCAAAGCAATTTTATCAAACGTTTTCTCAAAAAAATCGGCGAAGAGCCGGTACTGCTAAGCGATGTCAATCGAGAATACAATGAAAATCTTCTCCGCAATCGACTGGAGAATATTGGATTTTTTAATGCAGAAGTCACCTCAGATACCATTGTCGAAAATAAAAAAGCTACGGTAGACTATACCGCCACCCCAAACTTGATTTACCGCATAAAATCCGTCACTTTCGACGTTGACAGCACCACCCAACTCGGCCGCGATATTCGGGAGAATTCAAGCGAGAGCCTCTTGCGGGTTAATAACAATTATAGTCTTGACGTGGTGCTCAATGAAAGGGACCGCATCGACAATGTATTAAAAAACAAAGGCTACTATTACTTTAGTCCAGACTACATCCTCGTGCAGGTAGATAGTACAATCGGCGACCACAAAGTTAACCTCTATGTGACGGTCAAAAAAGAAACGCCTGAACAGGCTCGGGTGCCTTCCAAGATCAATAAGATTTACATCTACCCCAACTATAACGAGACTGGTACGGGATACCAACGTTCGGCCAGAAATGCTGAATTATTTGACAGCAGTTATTACTTTATCGATCCAAATCATACCTTTCGCAAACCCGTTATTGCAAATCACATCTTTTTCAAAGAAGGCGACCTCTATAACAGGGATAGCCACAACAGGACCATCAGCCACCTCGTGAACCTGAATAGCTGGAAATTTGTTAAAAACAATTTTGTCGATAGCAAAGAAGTACCAAATGCGCTTGATGTGTACTATTACCTTACACCGCTGCCCAAGAAGTCCATACGGGTAGAGCTACTTGGCAAAATGGCCAGCGTGTACAACGGGACCGAAGTCAATGTGAACTGGACCTTGCGCAACGCTTTCAAAGGTGCCGAAAAGCTTAATATCAATGTATTCGGCGGTTACGAATTACAGACGGGTGGCAATGCTGATCTCAACTCCAGCTATTTCCGCTACGGTACTGAGGCTACCTTGACTTTCCCACGCATACTAACGCCATTTGGTACCATAAATCCGTCGCGCCAATTTATTCCGAATACCTATATCAAAGCACGTTACGAATTTTTAAATCGGAGAAAGGCCTATACCCTTAATTCCATTGCTTTGGACTATGGGTATACCTGGCAGGAGAACGAAGAGAAACAGCATGATCTTGCATTGATGGAAATTACCTATGTGCAACCGCGGGGTATTTCAGAAAGCTACAAAAATCAGATGGATACCATTCCCGCGCTACGCCATGTGATCGACCCCCAATTTACGATTGGTCCCAACTACAATTTCACCTTTCAGAATACCATGAAAAAACATCTGCAAAACACTTTTTATTTTAAGGGAAATCTGGATTTTTCGGGCAATATTCTGGGATTGATCAAAGGCGCGGATTTTAATAAGGGCAAAACTTTTAAGCTCTTCGACGCGTACTTTTCGCAATATATTAAAGCAAGCGTTGACGGCAGGCATTATTTCAAGCTTAGCGAAAATTCACAGCTTGCGTCGCGGGTAAGTATCGGAATGAGTTACTCGTACGGCAATTCGCGTTCCCTCCCCTATTTGAAACAATATTATGTAGGCGGACCAAATAGTATCCGTGCCTTTGGTGCGCGTGCGATCGGACCCGGTACCGTGGCACCAGAACGTCTTGGTAATGGTCTTTTTTACGCCGATCAGACGGGTGATATCAAACTGGAGCTCAATACCGAATACCGCGCAAAAATTACTGGTCCAATCCATTGGGCGGCCTTTATTGATGCGGGGAATGTATGGCTTCAACGTGAAGATGAAACCAAACCGGGAGGGAAATTTAGTAAAGATTTTCTCCAGGAGCTCGCTGTGGGCGGCGGATTAGGTTTACGTTTCGACTTTACCTTCCTCATCCTGCGTACCGACTTTTCCATTCCACTCCGCGTACCTTATTTACCTAAGGGTGAGCGCTGGGTGTTAAAGGATATCGATTTTGGAAGTTCAAGATGGCGTAAAGACAATCTTATGTTTAACCTTGCGATCGGTTACCCATTCTAA
- a CDS encoding CsbD family protein, with product MSELTWKGRWNEIKGKVKQQYADLTDDDLLYAEGKEDELVGKLQKKTGKTQDEVNSWLNGL from the coding sequence ATGAGTGAATTAACATGGAAAGGTCGTTGGAACGAAATTAAAGGTAAGGTAAAACAGCAATATGCAGATCTTACAGATGATGATTTACTATACGCAGAAGGTAAAGAGGACGAATTGGTAGGTAAACTTCAAAAGAAAACAGGAAAAACACAAGATGAGGTGAATAGCTGGTTAAACGGCTTGTAG
- a CDS encoding sialate O-acetylesterase produces the protein MKIKRGRFCVVLLSLALLFCAGVSSAAIRLPALIADRMVLRRDTELKIWGWANPGEKITVRFRDKNYLTETDATGNWAVRLPAQKAGGPYMLQVNEITVRDILIGDVWLCSGQSNMETPVARLVERFPEINVSNNHMIRYFKVPTQHALENQSEIADGGRWCSAVASEVMNWTALAYFYAQQSYAHNGVPVGMLVSSLGGSTIESWISQEQLKEFPKLLLDRPALDSMRLAERDQGIDDWIKPEWDDSNWPTFTVPGLWREQQVESKGVLYFRKSFELPADLSGRYGMLYLGTMIDSDSVFVNGRFVGATGYMYPPRKYAVPAGILREGSNLVTIRLRSTSGNGGFVAGKSYKLVVNDKEINLAGQWKYRVGMDLALSKSYRARLKNKNEVGSTLYHGMIYPLKDVKVTGVIWYQGEANSDAPQNYERYLKLLIKDWRLTLNRPQLPFLLVQLPNYMPQQERPSESGWARIREAQFKVAQEVRYTALTVNYDIGEWNDIHPLNKKDLAARLLLAARKLVYGEKLISTGPTYQRMEIKGNKIELFFTNVGSGLAIRDGKVLKHFAIAGQDGKFRWARAIISGHTVVVSHPDVSHPVAVRYAWADNPADANLVNKEDLLASPFRTDNW, from the coding sequence ATGAAAATAAAAAGAGGAAGATTTTGTGTGGTTTTGCTATCGTTAGCATTACTCTTCTGTGCCGGAGTTTCTTCCGCAGCGATACGGCTACCCGCACTGATTGCGGATCGCATGGTATTGCGGCGTGATACGGAACTGAAAATTTGGGGATGGGCAAACCCCGGTGAAAAAATAACAGTACGTTTCCGGGATAAAAACTATCTTACGGAGACAGATGCTACAGGCAACTGGGCTGTTAGGCTACCCGCACAAAAGGCGGGGGGGCCTTATATGTTACAGGTGAATGAAATTACAGTCCGGGATATCTTGATTGGCGACGTATGGCTCTGCTCGGGACAATCCAATATGGAGACACCAGTCGCGCGGCTGGTAGAACGGTTTCCGGAGATTAACGTGTCCAACAACCATATGATCCGTTATTTTAAGGTGCCAACACAGCACGCGCTAGAAAACCAAAGCGAAATTGCCGATGGTGGGCGATGGTGCTCCGCAGTAGCTTCGGAAGTCATGAATTGGACCGCACTGGCTTATTTCTATGCGCAGCAGAGCTATGCACATAACGGCGTACCCGTCGGTATGCTTGTCTCCAGCCTTGGCGGATCTACCATCGAAAGCTGGATTAGCCAAGAGCAATTAAAGGAATTTCCGAAGCTGCTGCTCGACCGTCCAGCACTGGACAGTATGCGCTTGGCCGAACGTGACCAAGGGATCGACGATTGGATAAAACCCGAATGGGATGATAGCAATTGGCCCACTTTTACGGTACCGGGCTTGTGGCGCGAGCAGCAAGTGGAAAGCAAGGGGGTACTTTATTTCAGAAAGTCGTTTGAATTGCCCGCCGACCTATCAGGTCGATACGGAATGCTTTATCTAGGTACCATGATCGACAGCGATTCGGTATTTGTGAACGGACGTTTTGTGGGAGCCACAGGCTATATGTATCCACCCCGTAAGTATGCTGTGCCAGCGGGCATTTTACGTGAAGGTTCAAATCTGGTTACGATACGCCTTCGGTCAACTAGTGGAAACGGCGGCTTTGTAGCAGGCAAGTCCTATAAACTGGTCGTAAATGATAAAGAGATCAATTTGGCAGGGCAATGGAAATACCGGGTCGGTATGGATCTGGCGTTATCCAAAAGTTATCGCGCGCGACTTAAAAATAAAAATGAGGTCGGGTCGACGCTCTATCATGGAATGATCTACCCATTGAAAGATGTAAAAGTAACTGGTGTCATCTGGTATCAGGGCGAAGCCAATTCAGATGCGCCGCAGAATTACGAACGCTACCTTAAGCTGCTGATCAAAGACTGGCGACTCACATTAAATCGGCCCCAGCTGCCCTTTTTGCTCGTACAGTTGCCCAACTACATGCCTCAACAAGAACGTCCGTCTGAATCGGGGTGGGCGCGCATACGGGAGGCACAGTTTAAAGTAGCCCAAGAGGTGCGCTATACGGCGCTGACAGTCAACTACGATATTGGTGAATGGAATGATATCCACCCTTTAAATAAAAAGGATCTTGCTGCACGGCTACTGCTAGCTGCCCGAAAGTTGGTGTATGGTGAAAAATTGATCAGCACAGGACCAACTTATCAGCGCATGGAAATCAAAGGTAACAAAATCGAACTCTTTTTTACCAACGTCGGAAGTGGTTTAGCGATCCGAGATGGCAAGGTGCTCAAGCATTTTGCTATTGCTGGACAGGACGGCAAATTTAGATGGGCTAGAGCGATTATCAGTGGTCATACAGTGGTTGTAAGCCATCCGGATGTATCCCATCCTGTGGCGGTACGTTATGCATGGGCCGATAATCCAGCCGATGCGAACCTCGTAAACAAAGAAGATTTGTTGGCTTCCCCATTTAGAACAGATAATTGGTAA
- a CDS encoding YihY/virulence factor BrkB family protein: protein MDLNKEKKSKLQTYWTILKNTVSGFTNEDSMKYSASLSYYTVFSIGPILVLMISLAGIFYGAEAIQGKVFDELNGLVGNNAAKQIEEVIQNLQLSGKSNMALVISIVTLIIGATTVFGDMQNSINKIWHVRPKPKKGWLKMIQDRLLSSSLVIGLGFLLVVTLIVNGIILALTGQLQRYFPDITVVLMNVINFAISFIVIVVLFSVIFKTLPDVKIQWKTVRAGALFTAILFVIGRYLIGIYLERSATQDTYGAAGSFVLILLWVYYTAAILYFGAIFTREYATEMAIPIEPSEFAVHVETQEIERDVDEIPPAPLDAEETTIDTTEQ from the coding sequence ATGGATTTAAACAAGGAAAAGAAAAGCAAGCTACAAACGTATTGGACGATATTAAAAAATACCGTATCCGGATTTACAAATGAAGACTCGATGAAATATAGTGCGTCCCTATCGTACTACACCGTTTTTTCCATCGGACCAATTTTGGTTTTGATGATTTCATTGGCCGGAATATTCTATGGAGCCGAAGCAATTCAGGGGAAAGTTTTTGACGAACTGAATGGATTGGTAGGAAACAATGCTGCTAAACAGATCGAAGAGGTCATCCAAAACCTTCAATTATCGGGCAAGTCCAACATGGCACTGGTCATCAGTATTGTGACGCTAATTATCGGTGCAACGACCGTTTTTGGCGATATGCAAAATTCGATTAATAAAATATGGCACGTGCGGCCAAAACCTAAGAAAGGATGGTTAAAAATGATTCAGGATCGATTGCTGTCATCGTCGCTTGTGATCGGGTTGGGCTTTTTATTAGTCGTCACATTGATTGTCAATGGAATAATCTTGGCCTTAACGGGGCAGTTGCAACGCTATTTCCCAGATATTACTGTTGTGCTGATGAATGTAATCAATTTTGCCATTTCCTTTATTGTCATTGTAGTACTCTTTAGCGTTATTTTTAAAACCTTGCCGGATGTGAAGATCCAATGGAAGACGGTGCGTGCAGGCGCCTTGTTTACGGCCATTTTATTTGTCATCGGTCGCTACCTGATCGGAATCTATTTGGAACGGTCAGCAACGCAGGATACCTACGGTGCGGCTGGTTCATTTGTGCTTATTCTGCTTTGGGTATATTATACGGCGGCCATACTTTACTTCGGTGCGATATTTACGCGGGAGTATGCAACTGAGATGGCTATCCCAATTGAACCTTCTGAATTTGCGGTACATGTAGAGACTCAGGAGATCGAGCGCGATGTCGATGAGATCCCACCGGCACCGCTGGATGCAGAGGAAACAACAATTGATACAACGGAGCAATAA
- a CDS encoding PA2169 family four-helix-bundle protein, which yields MKSNQNDPNILNDLIKINNDRIEGYELAIDLANEQGDGAHEAVFKERIAQSEKFITELTPLVELAGQYATDRTKLSGELFRLWMVIKSKLSRGDLQDLLQQCERGETAFSEVYSKALEEADKLSVGAKNLIQIQLSQQREAHENIKIMRDL from the coding sequence ATGAAAAGTAATCAGAACGACCCCAATATTTTAAATGACCTTATTAAGATCAACAATGACCGCATCGAAGGTTACGAACTTGCTATTGACTTAGCCAATGAGCAGGGCGATGGTGCCCATGAGGCCGTGTTCAAAGAACGCATCGCGCAGTCTGAAAAGTTTATCACTGAACTCACTCCACTGGTTGAGCTTGCCGGTCAATATGCTACGGATCGCACCAAATTGAGTGGCGAACTTTTTCGGTTATGGATGGTGATCAAATCAAAATTGTCGCGCGGCGATTTACAGGATTTATTGCAGCAATGCGAGCGTGGCGAGACTGCTTTTAGCGAGGTTTACAGCAAAGCGCTCGAGGAAGCGGATAAGTTATCTGTTGGTGCTAAAAATCTGATTCAGATTCAACTCAGCCAGCAACGGGAAGCGCATGAAAATATTAAAATTATGCGCGATCTCTAA